In the genome of candidate division KSB1 bacterium, one region contains:
- a CDS encoding glycosyltransferase has product MLIALSTLTILLTLGYCFLLWQLSRGLFFLKTGQNEQKFQVSVVVAARNEQATIGACLSSLVNQSYSSDCYEIIVINDRSNDRTAEIVREFMQENSQIKLIEVRELPTGISPKKHALELGIRAARGEIILTTDADCAPHSGWIEGMVRYFEPEVGLVAGFSPIEPRDRNTLFSQLLKLDSLSLAAVAAGSFGLNKPLTCNGRNLGYRKETFNSVAGFKQIQHLVSGDDDLFLHLVTRQTNWSVRYSIDRTTTVITRPPQGWRQFANQRIRHASKGRHYSLQLKALLISIYLLNLCLLAWLPVSCFYSNFLWLPFVCWLAKSLAEFQLIYRFAAILDDRRALTIFPLAMILHIPYVVIFGLWGQLGKFSWKEERFKATTDRSFNCSGSDDKDQ; this is encoded by the coding sequence ATGCTAATCGCTTTATCTACTTTAACAATTTTACTGACATTGGGGTACTGTTTCTTGTTATGGCAGCTCTCTCGGGGGTTGTTCTTTCTCAAAACTGGGCAAAATGAACAAAAATTTCAGGTATCGGTCGTCGTGGCTGCTCGAAATGAACAAGCCACGATTGGTGCCTGTCTCTCCAGCTTGGTGAATCAATCTTATTCATCGGATTGTTACGAGATCATTGTCATCAATGATCGATCGAATGACCGGACGGCGGAGATTGTGAGAGAATTTATGCAAGAGAACAGCCAGATAAAATTGATCGAGGTGAGGGAACTGCCGACGGGCATTTCACCTAAAAAACATGCCTTGGAATTGGGAATTCGCGCCGCACGAGGGGAAATCATCCTGACGACTGACGCCGACTGCGCCCCTCATTCTGGCTGGATCGAGGGGATGGTCCGCTATTTTGAGCCAGAGGTCGGCTTGGTGGCTGGCTTTTCGCCCATCGAGCCTCGCGATCGCAATACGCTCTTTTCGCAGTTGCTCAAATTGGATTCATTATCGCTGGCTGCAGTCGCTGCGGGGAGCTTTGGCCTCAACAAACCGCTCACCTGCAATGGGCGCAACCTGGGATATCGAAAAGAAACCTTCAATTCCGTTGCGGGGTTTAAGCAAATTCAACATTTGGTCTCGGGGGACGACGACCTGTTTTTGCATCTGGTGACGCGGCAGACCAACTGGTCCGTACGATACTCCATCGACAGGACGACCACCGTGATCACGCGACCACCCCAGGGATGGCGTCAGTTCGCCAATCAACGCATTCGCCATGCATCAAAAGGCCGTCATTACTCGCTGCAATTGAAAGCGCTGCTCATTTCGATTTATCTATTGAATCTCTGCCTGCTTGCGTGGCTGCCGGTGAGCTGCTTCTATTCCAACTTTCTCTGGCTGCCGTTCGTCTGCTGGTTAGCCAAAAGCCTGGCAGAATTCCAATTAATATATCGATTCGCTGCCATTTTGGATGATCGACGGGCATTGACTATTTTCCCCCTGGCGATGATACTTCACATCCCTTATGTGGTCATTTTCGGGCTTTGGGGACAGCTCGGCAAATTTAGCTGGAAAGAGGAGCGTTTCAAGGCCACAACTGACCGATCTTTCAATTGTTCAGGATCAGATGATAAAGATCAATGA